One segment of Panicum virgatum strain AP13 chromosome 3K, P.virgatum_v5, whole genome shotgun sequence DNA contains the following:
- the LOC120698939 gene encoding uncharacterized protein LOC120698939 isoform X13 — MKRRLDPVHRHEQPESGGESVGIADQMHQGLASNLVVQAQNQIEGTVRTRGNESVPSLCSLAAAAIPGVHSEDLIRTPTSSC; from the exons ATGAAGCGAAGATTAGACCCAG TTCATCGTCACGAACAGCCGGAATCCGGAGGGGAGAGTGTTGGAATCGCAGATCAGATG CATCAGGGGTTGGCTTCGAATCTAGTGGTGCAGGCTCAGAATCAG ATCGAGGGAACTGTGAGGACCAGGGGCAACGAATCAGTGCCCAGCCTGTGCTCCTTGGCGGCAGCCGCAATACCGGG GGTACACTCAGAGGATTTGATCAGGACACCAACATCTAG CTGTTGA
- the LOC120698939 gene encoding uncharacterized protein LOC120698939 isoform X3, with protein MKRRLDPAGIRRGECWNRRSDASGVGFESSGAGSESASFPLPSEMIELGPRGRRGWRAGSDSGDFCSYRLQIEGTVRTRGNESVPSLCSLAAAAIPGVHSEDLIRTPTSRPWRG; from the exons ATGAAGCGAAGATTAGACCCAG CCGGAATCCGGAGGGGAGAGTGTTGGAATCGCAGATCAGATG CATCAGGGGTTGGCTTCGAATCTAGTGGTGCAGGCTCAGAATCAG CGTCGTTTCCATTGCCCAGCGAAATGATAGAGTTGGGGCCTAGGGGGCGCAGGGGGTGGAGAGCTGGCAGTGATTCTGGTGATTTTTGTTCCTATCGTCTCCAGATCGAGGGAACTGTGAGGACCAGGGGCAACGAATCAGTGCCCAGCCTGTGCTCCTTGGCGGCAGCCGCAATACCGGG GGTACACTCAGAGGATTTGATCAGGACACCAACATCTAG GCCGTGGCGTGGTTAG
- the LOC120698939 gene encoding uncharacterized protein LOC120698939 isoform X1 yields MKRRLDPAGIRRGECWNRRSDASGVGFESSGAGSESASFPLPSEMIELGPRGRRGWRAGSDSGDFCSYRLQIEGTVRTRGNESVPSLCSLAAAAIPGVHSEDLIRTPTSRWVIWAFSIQLLFVCLGV; encoded by the exons ATGAAGCGAAGATTAGACCCAG CCGGAATCCGGAGGGGAGAGTGTTGGAATCGCAGATCAGATG CATCAGGGGTTGGCTTCGAATCTAGTGGTGCAGGCTCAGAATCAG CGTCGTTTCCATTGCCCAGCGAAATGATAGAGTTGGGGCCTAGGGGGCGCAGGGGGTGGAGAGCTGGCAGTGATTCTGGTGATTTTTGTTCCTATCGTCTCCAGATCGAGGGAACTGTGAGGACCAGGGGCAACGAATCAGTGCCCAGCCTGTGCTCCTTGGCGGCAGCCGCAATACCGGG GGTACACTCAGAGGATTTGATCAGGACACCAACATCTAGGTGGGTGATTTGGGCATTTTCGATTCAGTTGCTCTTCGTTTGTTTAGGGGTTTAA
- the LOC120698939 gene encoding uncharacterized protein LOC120698939 isoform X8: MKRRLDPVHRHEQPESGGESVGIADQMHQGLASNLVVQAQNQIEGTVRTRGNESVPSLCSLAAAAIPGVHSEDLIRTPTSSIAGRGVVRKGSK, translated from the exons ATGAAGCGAAGATTAGACCCAG TTCATCGTCACGAACAGCCGGAATCCGGAGGGGAGAGTGTTGGAATCGCAGATCAGATG CATCAGGGGTTGGCTTCGAATCTAGTGGTGCAGGCTCAGAATCAG ATCGAGGGAACTGTGAGGACCAGGGGCAACGAATCAGTGCCCAGCCTGTGCTCCTTGGCGGCAGCCGCAATACCGGG GGTACACTCAGAGGATTTGATCAGGACACCAACATCTAG CATTGCAGGCCGTGGCGTGGTTAGGAAAGGAAGCAAATAG
- the LOC120698939 gene encoding uncharacterized protein LOC120698939 isoform X15, which produces MKRRLDPAGIRRGECWNRRSDASGVGFESSGAGSESDRGNCEDQGQRISAQPVLLGGSRNTGGTLRGFDQDTNI; this is translated from the exons ATGAAGCGAAGATTAGACCCAG CCGGAATCCGGAGGGGAGAGTGTTGGAATCGCAGATCAGATG CATCAGGGGTTGGCTTCGAATCTAGTGGTGCAGGCTCAGAATCAG ATCGAGGGAACTGTGAGGACCAGGGGCAACGAATCAGTGCCCAGCCTGTGCTCCTTGGCGGCAGCCGCAATACCGGG GGTACACTCAGAGGATTTGATCAGGACACCAACATCTAG
- the LOC120698942 gene encoding disease resistance protein PIK6-NP-like isoform X2: protein MQAVTGAMGSLIPKLWGLAHAEYKLQTGMKEQIESLALDLESAYAALRKVASVPPDQLDEQVKLWAREIREGSYDMEDVLDTFLVRVEGSNDPSGKDSKLKHLSKKMANLFKKSKARHDIAGEIDKIKKRLPEVKDRHATFSVNDIVFNRVASSSTTDPRLEAMYREVKELIGIDKSKADVISKLGDDGSNKEMRKIVSIVGAGRLGKTTLSRAVCDKLKPQFSCKGICATWPKP from the coding sequence ATGCAGGCGGTGACCGGCGCCATGGGCAGCCTCATCCCCAAGCTCTGGGGTCTGGCCCATGCCGAGTACAAGCTGCAGACAGGCATGAAGGAACAAATCGAGTCTCTCGCGCTGGATCTTGAGAGCGCGTACGCCGCACTCCGCAAGGTGGCCTCTGTGCCGCCGGACCAGCTCGACGAGCAGGTCAAGCTCTGGGCACGCGAAATCCGGGAGGGGTCCTACGACATGGAGGACGTCCTCGACACCTTCCTTGTCCGAGTCGAGGGCAGCAATGATCCTTCCGGCAAGGACAGCAAGCTCAAGCATCTCAGCAAGAAAATGGCCAACTTGTTCAAGAAGAGCAAGGCACGCCATGACATCGCCGGTGAAATCGACAAGATCAAGAAGCGTCTCCCGGAGGTGAAAGACAGGCATGCCACATTCAGCGTCAACGACATTGTCTTCAACCGCGTCGCATCGTCGTCGACAACTGATCCTCGCCTGGAAGCCATGTATAGGGAAGTGAAAGAGCTCATTGGCATCGACAAGTCGAAGGCCGATGTCATTTCCAAGCTGGGGGATGATGGCTCCAACAAGGAGATGAGGAAGATAGTATCTATCGTTGGAGCTGGTAGGTTGGGCAAGACAACTCTTTCTCGAGCGGTGTGTGATAAGCTCAAACCCCAATTCAGTTGTAAAGGCATTTGTGCCACTTGGCCAAAACCCTGA
- the LOC120698939 gene encoding uncharacterized protein LOC120698939 isoform X11, whose translation MKRRLDPAGIRRGECWNRRSDASGVGFESSGAGSESDRGNCEDQGQRISAQPVLLGGSRNTGVIHFQRVHSEDLIRTPTSRPWRG comes from the exons ATGAAGCGAAGATTAGACCCAG CCGGAATCCGGAGGGGAGAGTGTTGGAATCGCAGATCAGATG CATCAGGGGTTGGCTTCGAATCTAGTGGTGCAGGCTCAGAATCAG ATCGAGGGAACTGTGAGGACCAGGGGCAACGAATCAGTGCCCAGCCTGTGCTCCTTGGCGGCAGCCGCAATACCGGGGTAATACATTTTCAGAG GGTACACTCAGAGGATTTGATCAGGACACCAACATCTAG GCCGTGGCGTGGTTAG
- the LOC120698939 gene encoding uncharacterized protein LOC120698939 isoform X2, with protein sequence MKRRLDPAGIRRGECWNRRSDASGVGFESSGAGSESASFPLPSEMIELGPRGRRGWRAGSDSGDFCSYRLQIEGTVRTRGNESVPSLCSLAAAAIPGVHSEDLIRTPTSSIAGRGVVRKGSK encoded by the exons ATGAAGCGAAGATTAGACCCAG CCGGAATCCGGAGGGGAGAGTGTTGGAATCGCAGATCAGATG CATCAGGGGTTGGCTTCGAATCTAGTGGTGCAGGCTCAGAATCAG CGTCGTTTCCATTGCCCAGCGAAATGATAGAGTTGGGGCCTAGGGGGCGCAGGGGGTGGAGAGCTGGCAGTGATTCTGGTGATTTTTGTTCCTATCGTCTCCAGATCGAGGGAACTGTGAGGACCAGGGGCAACGAATCAGTGCCCAGCCTGTGCTCCTTGGCGGCAGCCGCAATACCGGG GGTACACTCAGAGGATTTGATCAGGACACCAACATCTAG CATTGCAGGCCGTGGCGTGGTTAGGAAAGGAAGCAAATAG
- the LOC120698942 gene encoding disease resistance protein RGA5-like isoform X1, which produces MWPCRYFIVIDDIWEVETWRNIKSAFIENNNGSRIILATRKLEVTTGEVYKLPPLSNENSRKLFYTRLFGEDKFPDNQSSEVHKASEEILRKCGGVPLAIITMASFLVGKSWEQWLELRHSPGFIHDKDTMWILSLSFNDLPPHLRTCLLYLSGFPEDSFIAKDQLIWKWIAEGFVEKEQGMRLFEVGEGYFNDLVNRSMIQAAKIKEWGTIADITHGCRVHRHVSQEENFFFTISDSDEVVAAMSSRSKVRRLAVQSRTEEYIVTPRDNIPQVRSFLAFMCDIGKLVSFQGFKLLRVLALEACEISDQCTVNLEHIGKLIHLRYLGISNINVDNKVVLPEAIGDLKFLQTLNLTYMGGCTKLEFPSSISRLTQLV; this is translated from the coding sequence ATGTGGCCGTGTAGGTACTTCATTGTTATTGATGATATATGGGAGGTAGAAACTTGGAGAAATATCAAATCGGCATTCATTGAGAATAATAATGGAAGTAGAATAATCCTAGCTACTCGCAAATTAGAAGTCACCACTGGTGAAGTTTACAAGCTTCCACCACTCTCTAATGAGAACTCAAGAAAGTTGTTTTATACAAGGCTATTTGGTGAAGACAAGTTTCCGGATAATCAATCAAGTGAGGTACACAAGGCATCTGAAGAAATTCTAAGGAAATGTGGCGGTGTACCATTAGCTATCATCACAATGGCTAGTTTTTTGGTGGGCAAATCATGGGAACAATGGCTTGAGTTGCGCCATTCTCCTGGTTTTATCCATGATAAAGATACTATGTGGATATTGTCTCTTAGCTTCAAtgatcttcctcctcatctaaGGACTTGCTTGTTGTATCTAAGTGGATTTCCAGAAGATTCTTTTATTGCCAAGGATCAATTGATATGGAAGTGGATAGCGGAAGGTTTTGTTGAAAAGGAACAAGGGATGCGGTTGTTTGAGGTCGGAGAGGGATACTTTAACGACCTTGTAAATAGAAGCATGATCCAGGCAGCTAAGATAAAAGAGTGGGGTACTATTGCTGATATCACCCATGGTTGTCGTGTGCACCGTCACGTGTCTCAGGAAGAAAACTTCTTTTTCACTATATCAGATTCAGATGAGGTTGTAGCTGCCATGTCATCAAGAAGCAAGGTACGCAGGTTGGCCGTTCAAAGCAGAACCGAAGAGTACATAGTTACTCCCAGGGATAATATCCCACAAGTGAGATCATTTCTTGCATTTATGTGTGATATTGGAAAGCTGGTCTCATTTCAGGGCTTCAAACTCTTACGTGTGCTAGCTTTAGAGGCCTGTGAAATATCAGATCAGTGTACCGTCAATTTGGAGCATATCGGGAAATTAATTCATTTGAGGTACCTTGGGATAAGTAACATTAATGTTGACAACAAGGTGGTGTTGCCAGAAGCAATAGGAGATCTCAAGTTTCTACAGACACTGAACCTGACGTATATGGGCGGTTGTACCAAACTAGAATTTCCGTCGAGCATCAGCCGGCTAACACAGTTGGTATGA
- the LOC120698939 gene encoding uncharacterized protein LOC120698939 isoform X4 — MKRRLDPASGVGFESSGAGSESASFPLPSEMIELGPRGRRGWRAGSDSGDFCSYRLQIEGTVRTRGNESVPSLCSLAAAAIPGVHSEDLIRTPTSRWVIWAFSIQLLFVCLGV, encoded by the exons ATGAAGCGAAGATTAGACCCAG CATCAGGGGTTGGCTTCGAATCTAGTGGTGCAGGCTCAGAATCAG CGTCGTTTCCATTGCCCAGCGAAATGATAGAGTTGGGGCCTAGGGGGCGCAGGGGGTGGAGAGCTGGCAGTGATTCTGGTGATTTTTGTTCCTATCGTCTCCAGATCGAGGGAACTGTGAGGACCAGGGGCAACGAATCAGTGCCCAGCCTGTGCTCCTTGGCGGCAGCCGCAATACCGGG GGTACACTCAGAGGATTTGATCAGGACACCAACATCTAGGTGGGTGATTTGGGCATTTTCGATTCAGTTGCTCTTCGTTTGTTTAGGGGTTTAA
- the LOC120698939 gene encoding uncharacterized protein LOC120698939 isoform X14: MKRRLDPAGIRRGECWNRRSDASGVGFESSGAGSESDRGNCEDQGQRISAQPVLLGGSRNTGVIHFQRVHSEDLIRTPTSSC; this comes from the exons ATGAAGCGAAGATTAGACCCAG CCGGAATCCGGAGGGGAGAGTGTTGGAATCGCAGATCAGATG CATCAGGGGTTGGCTTCGAATCTAGTGGTGCAGGCTCAGAATCAG ATCGAGGGAACTGTGAGGACCAGGGGCAACGAATCAGTGCCCAGCCTGTGCTCCTTGGCGGCAGCCGCAATACCGGGGTAATACATTTTCAGAG GGTACACTCAGAGGATTTGATCAGGACACCAACATCTAG CTGTTGA
- the LOC120698939 gene encoding uncharacterized protein LOC120698939 isoform X10: MKRRLDPVHRHEQPESGGESVGIADQMHQGLASNLVVQAQNQIEGTVRTRGNESVPSLCSLAAAAIPGVHSEDLIRTPTSRPWRG; this comes from the exons ATGAAGCGAAGATTAGACCCAG TTCATCGTCACGAACAGCCGGAATCCGGAGGGGAGAGTGTTGGAATCGCAGATCAGATG CATCAGGGGTTGGCTTCGAATCTAGTGGTGCAGGCTCAGAATCAG ATCGAGGGAACTGTGAGGACCAGGGGCAACGAATCAGTGCCCAGCCTGTGCTCCTTGGCGGCAGCCGCAATACCGGG GGTACACTCAGAGGATTTGATCAGGACACCAACATCTAG GCCGTGGCGTGGTTAG
- the LOC120698939 gene encoding uncharacterized protein LOC120698939 isoform X5, whose protein sequence is MKRRLDPAGIRRGECWNRRSDASGVGFESSGAGSESASFPLPSEMIELGPRGRRGWRAGSDSGDFCSYRLQIEGTVRTRGNESVPSLCSLAAAAIPGVHSEDLIRTPTSSC, encoded by the exons ATGAAGCGAAGATTAGACCCAG CCGGAATCCGGAGGGGAGAGTGTTGGAATCGCAGATCAGATG CATCAGGGGTTGGCTTCGAATCTAGTGGTGCAGGCTCAGAATCAG CGTCGTTTCCATTGCCCAGCGAAATGATAGAGTTGGGGCCTAGGGGGCGCAGGGGGTGGAGAGCTGGCAGTGATTCTGGTGATTTTTGTTCCTATCGTCTCCAGATCGAGGGAACTGTGAGGACCAGGGGCAACGAATCAGTGCCCAGCCTGTGCTCCTTGGCGGCAGCCGCAATACCGGG GGTACACTCAGAGGATTTGATCAGGACACCAACATCTAG CTGTTGA
- the LOC120698939 gene encoding uncharacterized protein LOC120698939 isoform X12, translated as MKRRLDPASGVGFESSGAGSESDRGNCEDQGQRISAQPVLLGGSRNTGVIHFQRVHSEDLIRTPTSRWVIWAFSIQLLFVCLGV; from the exons ATGAAGCGAAGATTAGACCCAG CATCAGGGGTTGGCTTCGAATCTAGTGGTGCAGGCTCAGAATCAG ATCGAGGGAACTGTGAGGACCAGGGGCAACGAATCAGTGCCCAGCCTGTGCTCCTTGGCGGCAGCCGCAATACCGGGGTAATACATTTTCAGAG GGTACACTCAGAGGATTTGATCAGGACACCAACATCTAGGTGGGTGATTTGGGCATTTTCGATTCAGTTGCTCTTCGTTTGTTTAGGGGTTTAA
- the LOC120698939 gene encoding uncharacterized protein LOC120698939 isoform X9, protein MKRRLDPAGIRRGECWNRRSDASGVGFESSGAGSESDRGNCEDQGQRISAQPVLLGGSRNTGVIHFQRVHSEDLIRTPTSSIAGRGVVRKGSK, encoded by the exons ATGAAGCGAAGATTAGACCCAG CCGGAATCCGGAGGGGAGAGTGTTGGAATCGCAGATCAGATG CATCAGGGGTTGGCTTCGAATCTAGTGGTGCAGGCTCAGAATCAG ATCGAGGGAACTGTGAGGACCAGGGGCAACGAATCAGTGCCCAGCCTGTGCTCCTTGGCGGCAGCCGCAATACCGGGGTAATACATTTTCAGAG GGTACACTCAGAGGATTTGATCAGGACACCAACATCTAG CATTGCAGGCCGTGGCGTGGTTAGGAAAGGAAGCAAATAG
- the LOC120698939 gene encoding uncharacterized protein LOC120698939 isoform X7, whose amino-acid sequence MKRRLDPAGIRRGECWNRRSDASGVGFESSGAGSESDRGNCEDQGQRISAQPVLLGGSRNTGVIHFQRVHSEDLIRTPTSRWVIWAFSIQLLFVCLGV is encoded by the exons ATGAAGCGAAGATTAGACCCAG CCGGAATCCGGAGGGGAGAGTGTTGGAATCGCAGATCAGATG CATCAGGGGTTGGCTTCGAATCTAGTGGTGCAGGCTCAGAATCAG ATCGAGGGAACTGTGAGGACCAGGGGCAACGAATCAGTGCCCAGCCTGTGCTCCTTGGCGGCAGCCGCAATACCGGGGTAATACATTTTCAGAG GGTACACTCAGAGGATTTGATCAGGACACCAACATCTAGGTGGGTGATTTGGGCATTTTCGATTCAGTTGCTCTTCGTTTGTTTAGGGGTTTAA
- the LOC120698939 gene encoding uncharacterized protein LOC120698939 isoform X6 — translation MKRRLDPVHRHEQPESGGESVGIADQMHQGLASNLVVQAQNQIEGTVRTRGNESVPSLCSLAAAAIPGVHSEDLIRTPTSRWVIWAFSIQLLFVCLGV, via the exons ATGAAGCGAAGATTAGACCCAG TTCATCGTCACGAACAGCCGGAATCCGGAGGGGAGAGTGTTGGAATCGCAGATCAGATG CATCAGGGGTTGGCTTCGAATCTAGTGGTGCAGGCTCAGAATCAG ATCGAGGGAACTGTGAGGACCAGGGGCAACGAATCAGTGCCCAGCCTGTGCTCCTTGGCGGCAGCCGCAATACCGGG GGTACACTCAGAGGATTTGATCAGGACACCAACATCTAGGTGGGTGATTTGGGCATTTTCGATTCAGTTGCTCTTCGTTTGTTTAGGGGTTTAA